A genomic window from Treponema maltophilum ATCC 51939 includes:
- a CDS encoding CDP-alcohol phosphatidyltransferase family protein, which produces MMYKNTAGEIPVQKNILTRKRRAAFILVNTLTFLRVPLSAASYILLVSSCSAAGKLRPLLYAILFLAVALTDFFDGKAARFFRVQSPFGAIADVCCDFLYIASSCFALYRLHLFPLWMLAVITLKLAEFVATSTLARSAPRSGKRTVFLFDFVGRYTAIGFYLLPVIIVVLHALMPREVFYITVHALFFILAFFAAVSSAQRLAIFFNCGIIRQ; this is translated from the coding sequence ATGATGTACAAAAATACTGCCGGCGAGATTCCCGTGCAAAAAAACATTTTAACCCGGAAAAGGCGGGCGGCTTTTATTTTAGTCAATACGCTGACCTTTTTGCGCGTGCCGCTTTCTGCCGCCTCATATATACTGCTTGTTTCATCTTGTTCCGCGGCGGGAAAACTGCGCCCCCTTTTATATGCGATCCTTTTCTTGGCCGTTGCCTTAACCGATTTTTTTGACGGAAAGGCTGCGCGCTTTTTCCGTGTGCAAAGCCCGTTCGGTGCGATAGCCGATGTTTGTTGCGACTTTTTGTATATCGCTTCCTCATGTTTTGCTTTGTACAGGCTGCATCTTTTTCCGCTGTGGATGCTGGCTGTAATTACGCTTAAGCTGGCGGAATTTGTTGCGACATCGACATTAGCGCGTTCGGCGCCGCGCAGCGGCAAGCGAACAGTTTTTCTCTTTGATTTTGTCGGCCGCTATACGGCGATAGGATTTTATCTTTTGCCCGTTATTATTGTTGTCCTGCATGCGCTTATGCCGCGGGAGGTGTTTTACATAACGGTTCACGCGCTCTTTTTTATTCTTGCATTTTTTGCCGCCGTTTCGAGCGCGCAAAGGCTTGCCATATTTTTCAACTGTGGTATAATTCGGCAATAA
- a CDS encoding pyridoxal-phosphate dependent enzyme has protein sequence MKFVSTRSKTRQVCFSEAVVHCLAPDGGLYVPAYSEDLRPWIMYMDENTSFRSVAGSLTSALINEEFSPIISEAIANQAFPFSPELKQLADNLYVLELFHGPSGIHKDFGISYLTACLEHILLMREKSALIVAPTSGETGASIARALKNKKHVKAVLLYPKGTMRGFEQADCIWNGGNVYPVEVDGNISDCVTLSRLLYEDPESVQKYRLTLANTVNIGRLLPHTFLYMYAFSRLRKKVYGDIYYAMSSSNYGNLAAGLYSWKFSLPVKGFITDSSAALTRDVQGKCCMPDSIVPLEKRGSADPALPSNIERLEEIFTASPAVMKGLVYTADVTEDEVAESFKRLFTDYRYFADPDAARAYAAACKRPDIIGTDDTTLVLIASEDPVLHAEKLRLWCGEEPPANKKLHALYEPIEPVKKIGAEVDALKKIAAEVSAAS, from the coding sequence GTGAAATTCGTCAGTACACGCAGTAAAACACGGCAGGTATGTTTTTCCGAAGCCGTCGTGCATTGTCTGGCGCCCGACGGGGGCTTGTATGTGCCCGCCTATTCGGAAGACTTGCGCCCGTGGATTATGTATATGGACGAAAATACGTCTTTCCGATCCGTTGCGGGCTCTTTAACGTCGGCGCTTATAAATGAAGAATTCAGCCCGATTATCAGCGAAGCGATTGCAAATCAGGCGTTTCCGTTCAGTCCGGAACTCAAACAGCTTGCCGACAATCTGTACGTGCTCGAACTGTTCCACGGGCCGTCCGGCATACACAAAGATTTCGGTATTTCATATTTGACCGCATGCCTCGAACACATTTTGCTCATGCGGGAAAAGTCGGCACTCATCGTCGCTCCGACAAGCGGAGAAACGGGCGCATCGATTGCCCGCGCTTTAAAAAATAAAAAACACGTAAAAGCGGTTTTGCTCTACCCGAAAGGAACTATGCGCGGCTTCGAACAAGCCGACTGCATATGGAACGGGGGCAACGTGTATCCGGTAGAAGTGGACGGCAACATTTCCGACTGCGTTACGCTGAGCAGGCTTTTATACGAAGACCCCGAATCGGTGCAAAAATATCGATTAACGCTTGCAAATACCGTAAATATCGGGCGGCTGTTGCCCCACACTTTTTTGTATATGTATGCGTTTTCGCGCTTGCGCAAAAAAGTATACGGCGATATTTATTATGCAATGAGTTCGAGCAATTACGGGAACTTGGCGGCAGGGCTGTACAGCTGGAAGTTTTCGCTTCCGGTAAAGGGTTTTATAACCGATTCTTCGGCGGCCCTGACCCGCGACGTGCAGGGAAAATGCTGCATGCCCGATTCGATCGTTCCGCTCGAAAAGCGCGGAAGCGCCGATCCGGCTTTGCCGTCAAACATAGAGCGCTTGGAAGAAATTTTTACGGCAAGCCCCGCGGTTATGAAAGGTTTGGTTTATACGGCCGATGTAACGGAAGACGAAGTCGCCGAATCTTTTAAGCGCCTCTTTACCGATTACCGCTACTTTGCCGATCCGGACGCCGCACGCGCATACGCCGCAGCCTGCAAAAGGCCGGACATCATCGGCACGGACGATACAACCCTTGTACTGATTGCCTCCGAAGATCCCGTTTTGCACGCGGAAAAACTTCGCCTGTGGTGCGGCGAAGAACCGCCCGCGAACAAAAAACTGCACGCGCTGTACGAACCGATTGAACCCGTAAAAAAAATCGGCGCCGAAGTCGACGCGCTCAAAAAAATTGCGGCGGAAGTATCCGCCGCATCGTAA
- a CDS encoding sigma-54-dependent transcriptional regulator, translating to MMRILLVGGSEKIKALCMSLEDENFRVVCTTSLSPPEDEGLSSYALILFDFRLFEQGHIQKAHEVFKRCGDSPVLVFVTEKTAAFAAKILKLGASDVIVFPCCRSYLQAYIRYYASKPEEFSVPDITGAHVLKAFIGVSEASAVLKKQILLASQNDMPVLLLGETGTGKSLAARLIHDLSRRKKSSFVEENIAAIQETLVEGELFGTKAGAYTGAVTRPGLFERASGGTLFLDEIGGINANVQVKLLKVLESGEFRRVGDSESKRADVRIICATNSPLNSWKDSGRFRKDLYYRITGMEISVPTLAERTEDILPIARSFLERLCADAGSMKRFSPAAEVKISSHHWPGNIRELHNCVSRAFYASAHTVILEGDIKFVL from the coding sequence ATGATGCGAATTTTATTAGTCGGCGGCAGCGAGAAAATCAAAGCGCTCTGCATGTCGCTCGAAGACGAAAATTTTCGTGTTGTCTGCACGACTTCTCTTTCTCCGCCTGAAGACGAAGGGCTGTCGTCGTATGCGTTGATTTTGTTCGACTTCCGCCTGTTCGAGCAGGGACACATTCAAAAAGCTCACGAGGTTTTTAAAAGATGCGGGGATTCGCCCGTTCTCGTGTTCGTAACGGAAAAAACGGCCGCTTTTGCGGCAAAGATTCTTAAACTGGGCGCATCCGACGTCATCGTTTTCCCCTGCTGCCGTTCGTATTTACAAGCGTACATACGATATTACGCTTCAAAACCCGAGGAATTTTCCGTCCCGGATATAACGGGTGCTCATGTTCTGAAAGCCTTTATCGGCGTATCGGAAGCTTCCGCCGTTTTGAAAAAACAAATTTTGCTTGCATCGCAAAACGATATGCCGGTACTCCTGCTCGGAGAAACCGGAACGGGAAAAAGTCTTGCGGCGCGCCTCATACACGACTTGTCGCGACGTAAAAAGTCTTCTTTTGTGGAAGAAAACATTGCGGCCATACAGGAAACACTTGTTGAAGGAGAACTGTTCGGCACCAAGGCCGGCGCCTATACGGGAGCGGTAACGCGGCCGGGACTGTTCGAGCGTGCTTCGGGCGGAACGCTTTTTTTGGACGAAATCGGCGGTATAAATGCAAACGTTCAGGTAAAATTGCTTAAAGTATTGGAATCGGGCGAGTTTCGCCGCGTCGGCGACAGCGAAAGCAAAAGAGCCGATGTGCGCATTATCTGCGCGACAAACAGTCCGCTCAACTCGTGGAAAGACAGCGGCCGTTTTAGAAAGGATTTATACTACCGCATTACGGGCATGGAAATTTCGGTACCGACTTTAGCCGAACGCACCGAAGACATTTTGCCGATTGCCCGCAGTTTTTTGGAACGGCTGTGCGCCGATGCCGGCAGCATGAAACGCTTTTCTCCCGCCGCCGAAGTAAAGATTTCCAGCCATCATTGGCCCGGCAACATACGCGAACTGCACAATTGCGTATCGCGGGCTTTTTACGCCTCGGCGCACACGGTAATTTTAGAAGGCGACATCAAATTCGTTCTGTAA
- the pepT gene encoding peptidase T: MKNYNDKIAQPLLERFLRYVQTWTTSDADKADKGIIPSTERQRDFAQNLERELHELGIEDVHVTDHAYVCARIPASKGYEKAPSIGLLAHMDTAEEVSGKDVCPQVIKNYDGSPVRLKENVVLDPAQDTALLLSVGETIITTDGTTLLGADDKAGIASIMTALDMLLNTDKKPHGPIEVIFNPDEETGHGMDKVPLDWLRSKQCYTIDGGHIGELESECFTAWKSEITFNGKAKHTGTARPDMVNAVTMAAAFVNLLPQNESPEATDGYLGFYAPMQISGHIERANVLLYLRDYTDEAMERRKKTVGVLAKAMEHKFPGSSVKVKHTKQYVNMKGNLDKNPEVMEMLLKAAKKVGVEPVSKPIRGGTDGSRLTEMGRPTPNVFNGGHNFHSRREWASLNQMTYAVGLILELIALWAEKR; this comes from the coding sequence ATGAAAAACTATAACGATAAAATCGCTCAGCCGCTTTTGGAACGCTTTTTGCGCTACGTGCAAACGTGGACCACCAGCGATGCGGATAAAGCCGATAAGGGCATTATACCTTCAACCGAGCGCCAAAGAGATTTCGCGCAAAATTTGGAACGTGAACTGCACGAGTTGGGTATTGAAGACGTGCATGTAACCGACCACGCGTATGTGTGCGCACGCATTCCCGCCTCAAAGGGATACGAAAAAGCGCCCTCAATAGGACTTTTAGCCCACATGGATACGGCCGAAGAAGTGTCCGGAAAAGACGTGTGCCCGCAGGTTATTAAAAACTACGACGGTTCTCCCGTGCGCCTTAAAGAAAACGTCGTTTTGGATCCCGCGCAGGATACAGCGCTTTTGCTTTCCGTCGGTGAAACGATTATTACAACGGACGGCACAACCCTGCTCGGCGCCGACGATAAAGCCGGAATCGCTTCGATTATGACCGCATTGGATATGCTTCTTAACACGGACAAAAAACCGCACGGGCCGATTGAAGTTATTTTCAATCCGGATGAAGAAACCGGACACGGAATGGATAAGGTGCCGCTCGATTGGCTGCGCTCAAAGCAATGCTATACGATCGACGGCGGGCACATCGGCGAATTGGAATCCGAATGCTTTACCGCGTGGAAAAGCGAAATCACTTTTAACGGAAAGGCGAAACACACCGGAACGGCGCGTCCCGATATGGTCAACGCGGTTACGATGGCCGCGGCTTTCGTCAATTTGTTGCCCCAAAACGAAAGTCCCGAAGCTACCGACGGCTATTTGGGGTTTTACGCGCCCATGCAGATAAGCGGTCATATTGAACGGGCGAACGTGCTTTTGTATTTGCGCGATTACACCGATGAAGCTATGGAGCGCAGAAAAAAGACGGTCGGCGTGCTTGCAAAGGCAATGGAACATAAATTCCCCGGTTCTTCGGTGAAGGTAAAGCATACGAAGCAATACGTCAACATGAAAGGAAATCTGGACAAAAATCCCGAAGTTATGGAAATGCTTCTAAAGGCCGCAAAAAAGGTCGGAGTTGAGCCCGTATCGAAGCCGATCCGCGGCGGAACCGACGGTTCCCGCTTAACCGAAATGGGAAGACCGACGCCGAATGTCTTTAACGGCGGTCATAACTTCCATTCACGGCGCGAATGGGCGTCCTTAAATCAAATGACCTATGCGGTCGGCCTCATTTTGGAATTGATTGCGTTGTGGGCGGAAAAGCGATGA
- a CDS encoding SDR family NAD(P)-dependent oxidoreductase encodes MRKIPFCQAHPALDLIRFKAYNVFMENIAGKTALVVGGSGGIGAAVCSKLADCGTDLIIHGSAESAKFDALAKRLSEKVRVEKIIQHFESGFEASFEKTRLNQTLIRADIICVCFGPFVQKELHRTTAEDWRIAAELNYVLPGMIISSALPAMMQKGWGRFLLMGGTRTDCIRAFKTNAAYAGAKTALATLARSTAVCYARYGITCNLIVPGFTRTEYISESEQKKLAEKMPLHKLAEPEDIAEAAVFLLRQPMINGAILNADGGWEP; translated from the coding sequence ATGAGAAAAATTCCGTTTTGTCAAGCGCATCCCGCCCTTGACCTCATCCGTTTTAAAGCGTACAACGTTTTTATGGAAAATATTGCGGGAAAAACGGCGCTGGTAGTCGGAGGAAGCGGCGGCATCGGAGCAGCCGTTTGTTCAAAACTTGCCGATTGCGGCACCGACCTGATTATTCACGGTTCGGCCGAGTCGGCAAAATTCGACGCGCTTGCAAAACGGTTGTCGGAAAAAGTCCGCGTCGAAAAAATCATTCAGCATTTTGAAAGCGGCTTTGAAGCGTCTTTTGAAAAAACAAGGCTCAACCAAACGCTCATTCGTGCCGATATTATATGTGTATGCTTCGGACCGTTTGTTCAAAAAGAATTGCATCGAACGACTGCCGAAGACTGGCGCATTGCCGCAGAGCTGAACTACGTTTTGCCCGGCATGATTATTTCTTCAGCGCTGCCCGCAATGATGCAAAAAGGCTGGGGCAGATTTTTGCTCATGGGCGGAACACGAACCGATTGTATCAGGGCTTTTAAGACTAACGCGGCCTATGCGGGCGCCAAAACGGCATTGGCAACGCTCGCACGTTCGACCGCGGTTTGTTACGCCCGGTACGGAATAACCTGCAACCTTATTGTGCCCGGTTTTACACGGACGGAATACATCTCCGAGTCCGAGCAAAAAAAACTTGCGGAAAAGATGCCGCTGCATAAGCTTGCCGAACCAGAAGATATCGCCGAAGCGGCGGTTTTTTTGCTGCGGCAGCCGATGATAAACGGCGCCATACTGAACGCGGACGGGGGTTGGGAACCGTAA
- a CDS encoding DUF2156 domain-containing protein encodes MNIIPEFPEFASVSASMYKELYPFLNNLPDGVSEFTFLNLYLYRAKYDYRISRLPQTAETTFIVNGRDKYGTFFFVIGSLPSNEQIEGLLKTYGRWKNMGQTHYDACAEFLTKQGYVLQEDRDNEDYLYTRQSLADLAGKALHKKRNLANGFENAYKWDVRPLTEKNAADAGIVLDAWVAARAEGDIADYDQCVNALEVLAVSNFSGLLVYVEDKPVAWALGEYIVSGKVFLVHFEKGIDSYRGVYQFVNRATARALPETVEFINREQDLGDEGLRQAKMTYRPAAFVKKYCVTYAEAKA; translated from the coding sequence ATGAATATCATTCCCGAGTTTCCCGAATTCGCATCCGTTTCGGCCTCAATGTATAAAGAACTCTATCCTTTTTTGAATAACTTACCCGACGGCGTTTCCGAATTTACCTTTTTAAATCTCTATCTGTACCGCGCAAAATACGATTACCGCATAAGCCGCCTTCCGCAAACGGCGGAAACGACCTTTATCGTAAACGGACGCGACAAATACGGCACCTTTTTCTTCGTCATAGGGTCACTTCCCTCAAACGAACAAATAGAAGGGCTACTTAAAACCTACGGGCGCTGGAAAAACATGGGACAAACGCATTACGACGCCTGTGCGGAATTCTTAACGAAACAGGGCTATGTTTTGCAGGAAGATCGGGACAACGAAGATTATTTATACACGAGACAAAGCCTTGCCGATTTGGCCGGCAAAGCGTTGCATAAAAAACGCAATTTGGCAAACGGATTTGAAAACGCATATAAATGGGACGTGCGGCCCTTAACCGAAAAGAATGCCGCCGACGCGGGAATCGTGCTCGACGCATGGGTTGCCGCGCGAGCCGAAGGCGACATTGCCGATTACGACCAATGCGTCAATGCGTTGGAAGTGCTGGCCGTATCGAATTTCAGCGGCTTACTCGTATATGTTGAAGACAAACCCGTCGCATGGGCATTGGGCGAATATATCGTGTCGGGAAAGGTGTTTTTAGTGCACTTTGAAAAAGGCATCGATTCGTACCGCGGCGTATATCAGTTTGTAAACCGCGCTACGGCACGCGCCCTTCCCGAAACGGTTGAATTTATAAACCGCGAACAGGACTTGGGCGACGAGGGGCTGCGGCAGGCAAAAATGACTTATCGTCCGGCCGCTTTCGTAAAAAAATATTGCGTAACATACGCGGAGGCAAAAGCGTGA
- a CDS encoding STAS domain-containing protein produces the protein MDANNNLVPGFNDEKEDSLKITLQKVDQVRNGIILYLNGYIDTYNSSFFQKRVAKVVDAGYKNLIFNCAALNYVSSTGIGSFTAFLKMVKPSGGDIVLLEIQAKVYEVFQLLGFSQFFNIKGSAEEAIAFFKQGVVTETGIFPKIFTCPVCSKKLKAPRSGRFRCSECKTILAVDANGQVFLG, from the coding sequence ATGGATGCGAATAATAATTTGGTACCCGGTTTTAACGACGAAAAAGAGGACAGTCTCAAAATCACCCTGCAAAAAGTCGATCAGGTGCGCAACGGTATCATTTTGTATTTGAACGGTTATATTGATACCTATAATTCAAGCTTTTTTCAAAAACGGGTCGCGAAAGTTGTCGACGCCGGATACAAAAACTTAATATTCAACTGCGCCGCATTGAACTACGTTTCGTCGACGGGAATCGGCTCCTTTACCGCCTTTTTAAAAATGGTAAAACCGTCCGGCGGCGACATTGTCCTTTTGGAAATTCAGGCTAAGGTATACGAAGTATTCCAATTATTGGGATTTTCCCAATTTTTTAATATTAAAGGCTCAGCGGAAGAAGCGATCGCATTCTTTAAACAGGGCGTTGTTACCGAAACGGGCATTTTTCCGAAAATCTTCACCTGCCCCGTTTGTTCAAAAAAGCTGAAAGCGCCCCGCTCCGGCCGCTTCCGCTGTTCGGAATGCAAAACGATTTTGGCCGTGGATGCCAACGGACAAGTGTTTTTAGGCTAG
- a CDS encoding RNA methyltransferase: MNLADIVIVLCNPAESGNIGAVCRAMKNMELSRLRIVGKRSDYDGETVKTRAVHSYDVWENAEFYSDLESAVNDCAFAAGTTRRHGQKRKGFYLLPEEFAQKVFSLPPPAGAVCKARAAAVFGNERTGLTDEELNLCSAAVTIPANPAEGSLNLSHAVQIIAYELYRKALPAQCTYEPVPLGRLKQTVAVVSDSLQRIGFFTLAGRNDAERFWLSVFARAGLSETEASRIEKIFVKAATLALKKRE, from the coding sequence ATGAACCTTGCCGATATCGTAATTGTGTTGTGCAATCCCGCCGAAAGCGGGAATATAGGCGCCGTCTGCCGCGCGATGAAAAACATGGAGCTTTCCCGCCTGCGCATTGTCGGAAAACGTTCGGACTATGACGGCGAAACCGTTAAAACGCGCGCCGTACATTCGTATGATGTGTGGGAAAATGCCGAGTTTTATTCCGATCTTGAATCGGCGGTGAACGACTGCGCTTTTGCGGCGGGAACCACGCGGCGGCACGGGCAAAAGCGTAAGGGCTTTTATTTATTGCCGGAAGAATTCGCACAAAAAGTTTTTTCTCTGCCGCCGCCGGCAGGAGCGGTTTGCAAAGCCCGTGCCGCCGCCGTGTTCGGCAACGAGCGCACCGGCCTTACCGACGAAGAGCTGAATCTATGCAGCGCCGCGGTTACGATTCCCGCGAATCCCGCCGAAGGCTCGCTCAACCTTTCCCACGCGGTGCAGATTATCGCCTACGAATTATACCGAAAAGCGCTTCCCGCGCAGTGTACGTACGAACCGGTGCCGCTCGGCCGCCTCAAGCAAACGGTTGCAGTCGTGTCCGACAGTCTGCAGCGCATCGGATTTTTTACGCTTGCCGGCCGCAATGACGCCGAACGTTTTTGGCTTTCCGTTTTTGCAAGGGCGGGCTTGTCCGAAACGGAAGCTTCCCGCATCGAAAAAATCTTTGTAAAGGCGGCCACCCTTGCGCTTAAAAAGCGGGAGTAA
- the murA gene encoding UDP-N-acetylglucosamine 1-carboxyvinyltransferase, producing the protein MSEYRIEGGFPIRGTITVSGNKNAALPCIAATLLTSEPVTLHNIPDIADTAVMLEILKALGASVKSAGKNSWTIHAQNIRVCDIPVELSKKIRASILFAGPLLARCGKVSMNPPGGDVIGRRRLDTHFLALTELGARVNIDGRFTFTANKLAGTDLFLDEASVTATENALMAASRAGGTTVITNAACEPHVQDLCRMLNAMGAKISGCGSNILRIEGVKELKGCEFKIGADFMEVGSFIGLAAATKGSIEIKGVQNCDLRPIKLSFGKLGIHWETDGDTIKVGAAQEMQINTDLGGMIPKIDDAPWPGFPPDLTSIMTVVATQVKGTVLIHEKMFESRMFFVDKLIGMGARIILCDPHRAVVSGPCTLHGDEELSSPDVRAGMAIVIAALCARGASIIRNVYQVERGYEHLTERLKSLGAHIERIDS; encoded by the coding sequence ATGAGCGAATACCGTATAGAAGGCGGCTTCCCGATACGGGGAACGATTACCGTCAGCGGAAACAAAAACGCCGCGCTTCCCTGTATTGCCGCAACACTTTTAACAAGCGAGCCGGTAACGCTCCATAATATTCCCGACATAGCCGATACCGCCGTTATGCTCGAAATCCTTAAAGCTTTGGGCGCTTCCGTAAAATCCGCGGGCAAGAATTCGTGGACGATTCATGCGCAAAATATACGCGTCTGCGATATTCCCGTCGAGCTTTCCAAAAAAATACGCGCGTCCATTTTGTTTGCCGGCCCTCTTTTGGCACGCTGCGGCAAAGTCAGCATGAATCCGCCCGGCGGCGACGTTATCGGCCGGCGGCGGCTCGACACGCACTTTTTAGCCCTTACCGAATTGGGCGCGCGGGTCAACATCGACGGACGCTTTACGTTTACCGCGAATAAGCTTGCCGGTACCGATTTGTTTTTGGACGAAGCGTCCGTTACGGCGACCGAAAACGCGCTTATGGCCGCATCGCGTGCCGGCGGCACAACCGTTATTACGAACGCCGCCTGCGAACCGCACGTTCAGGATTTGTGCCGCATGCTTAACGCAATGGGCGCAAAAATAAGCGGTTGCGGTTCGAACATTCTGAGAATCGAAGGCGTAAAAGAGCTGAAAGGCTGCGAGTTTAAAATCGGCGCCGACTTTATGGAAGTCGGTTCCTTTATCGGACTTGCCGCGGCGACCAAAGGCAGCATAGAAATAAAAGGCGTGCAAAACTGCGACCTGCGCCCGATAAAACTTTCATTCGGCAAACTCGGCATTCACTGGGAAACGGACGGCGATACGATAAAAGTCGGCGCCGCGCAGGAAATGCAAATCAACACCGATTTGGGCGGCATGATTCCGAAAATAGACGATGCGCCGTGGCCCGGTTTCCCTCCCGACTTAACCAGCATTATGACGGTTGTCGCAACGCAGGTAAAAGGTACCGTGCTCATTCACGAAAAAATGTTCGAATCGAGAATGTTCTTTGTCGACAAACTTATCGGCATGGGCGCGCGTATTATTTTATGCGATCCGCACCGCGCCGTCGTATCGGGGCCTTGTACCCTGCACGGTGACGAGGAATTATCTTCGCCGGACGTGCGCGCGGGCATGGCGATTGTGATTGCGGCTTTGTGCGCGCGAGGCGCAAGCATTATTCGGAATGTTTACCAAGTGGAACGCGGCTACGAGCATTTAACCGAGCGCTTAAAAAGTTTGGGCGCGCATATAGAAAGAATCGACAGCTAG
- a CDS encoding TetR/AcrR family transcriptional regulator: MEEKTEEKRERLNEAAHELFLQNGYKDTNISQIAQKAGMAVGSFYKYYASKEDIFLDVHIRENETMRKQLIEEIDWDGDAERVIEQLFAYSFNNVMSNKILAEWNKPFISDKLHEYYASETGRENNSFHRFLRETFTNRLKRKNLDTDTIDKILKVLDFIYYVDCHIANSDFEAYGETLQTFVLYFVKGILAE, from the coding sequence ATGGAAGAAAAAACGGAAGAAAAAAGAGAACGGCTTAACGAAGCCGCCCATGAGTTGTTTTTGCAAAACGGGTATAAGGATACGAATATTTCGCAAATCGCGCAAAAAGCCGGCATGGCGGTCGGTTCATTTTATAAGTATTACGCATCAAAAGAAGATATTTTTTTGGATGTACATATCCGCGAAAACGAAACGATGCGCAAACAGCTCATAGAAGAAATCGATTGGGACGGAGATGCCGAGCGCGTTATCGAACAGCTGTTTGCGTACAGTTTTAATAATGTTATGAGTAATAAAATTCTTGCCGAATGGAACAAACCTTTTATTTCGGACAAGCTGCACGAATATTATGCGTCCGAAACAGGCAGGGAAAATAATTCGTTTCATCGGTTTTTGCGCGAAACCTTTACAAATCGTTTAAAGCGGAAAAATCTCGACACCGATACCATCGATAAGATTTTAAAAGTACTCGATTTTATTTACTATGTGGATTGTCATATTGCAAACAGCGATTTTGAAGCTTACGGCGAAACGCTGCAAACTTTCGTATTATATTTTGTTAAAGGAATATTAGCCGAATGA